One part of the Cherax quadricarinatus isolate ZL_2023a chromosome 13, ASM3850222v1, whole genome shotgun sequence genome encodes these proteins:
- the LOC128688533 gene encoding lysosomal acid glucosylceramidase-like produces MRLLVIVFSLLSCVAAQECNPRQFEYDSVVCVCDATHCDQPGIIDYPEEGSFTVVTSSRDGLRFNVETFPVSSERNPDAADVVLNREDMYQTMLGFGGAFSDSTGLNVVSLSSEVQEHFLRSYFAPEGIGYTFGRVPIAGADCSTRTYSYDDVEGDVDLVHWNLTYEDYDYKIPLILRAKELAPYPLKLFGTPWAPPAWMKTNGMFNGSGILLEEMYQPYANYILKFVEAYEAEGAEMWGLTPANEPLGGFIDWGINTCGWSSEAMRDWIKGNLGPTLEAAGYRYLKMMIHDFNRDSLPWYIEPILEDPDAAQYIDGTAVHWYEDRNTDPEVLDEIQFEYQDMFLLYTEACQGADVSGSAESVKLGSWQRAEDYVYDMMETINHFSTGWVDWNMALDTLGGPNWYNNFLDSPVIVNTEENEFYKQPMFYAIGHLSKFVAPGSNRMASLTTATDLQVVAFNVESGRALAVILNMAEEERNVTVRDGSEFYLNFAIPAKAIQTILY; encoded by the exons ATGAGGTTGTTGGTGATTGTATTTTCGTTATTAAGCTGCGTCGCTGCGCAAG AATGCAACCCTCGTCAGTTTGAATACGACAGTGTGGTCTGCGTCTGCGACGCGACCCACTGTGACCAACCAGGTATTATTGACTACCCTGAAGAAGGGAGCTTCACCGTCGTCACCTCCAGCAGAGATGGACTCAGGTTCAACGTGGAAACTTTCCCTGTCTCCAGTGAAAGGAATCCCG ATGCTGCTGATGTGGTATTGAACAGAGAAGATATGTACCAGACTATGCTAGGCTTCGGTGGAGCCTTTAGTGACTCAACAGGTCTCAATGTGGTTTCTCTCTCTAGCGAGGTTCAGGAACACTTTCTCAG ATCCTACTTCGCCCCTGAAGGAATCGGATACACCTTCGGTCGCGTCCCTATCGCTGGTGCTGACTGCTCCACCAGGACCTACTCGTACGATGACGTGGAGGGAGACGTCGACCTTGTACACTGGAACCTGACTTATGAGGATTACGATTATAAG attCCTCTGATTCTGAGAGCCAAGGAACTGGCACCATACCCGTTAAAGTTGTTTGGCACTCCGTGGGCGCCTCCAGCGTGGATGAAGACTAACGGCATGTTCAACGGGTCGGGAATACTGCTCGAAGAGATGTACCAACCCTATGCTAACTACATCCTTAA GTTTGTGGAGGCGTATGAAGCTGAAGGAGCCGAGATGTGGGGACTCACGCCAGCAAATGAACCACTCGGCGGCTTCATTGAT TGGGGAATTAACACATGTGGATGGTCGTCTGAAGCAATGAGGGACTGGATCAAGGGTAACCTGGGACCCACACTGGAGGCTGCTGGCTACCGTTACCTCAAAATGATGATACATGACTTCAACAGAGACTCGTTGCCTTGGTACATCGAGCCG ATTCTGGAGGACCCTGACGCTGCTCAGTACATCGACGGTACAGCTGTCCACTGGTACGAGGACAGAAATACGGACCCGGAAGTTCTGGATGAGATCCAGTTTGAATATCAGGACATGTTCCTCCTCTACACAGAAGCTTGTCAAG GAGCTGACGTGTCTGGGTCAGCAGAAAGTGTGAAACTTGGGTCCTGGCAGCGAGCTGAGGATTATGTCTACGACATGATGGAG ACTATAAACCACTTCTCGACGGGCTGGGTGGACTGGAACATGGCGCTGGACACTCTGGGAGGACCCAATTGGTATAACAACTTCCTCGACTCTCCCGTCATCGTCAACACG GAAGAGAACGAGTTTTACAAGCAGCCAATGTTCTATGCTATTGGTCATTTGAGCAAGTTTGTGGCTCCTGGTTCTAATCGTATGGCTTCGTTAACTACGGCGACTGATCTGCAGGTGGTCGCCTTCAATGTGGAGTCAGGCCGCGCCCTCGCTGTTATCCTCAACAT GGCTGAAGAGGAAAGGAATGTGACAGTGAGAGATGGATCTGAGTTTTATCTCAACTTCGCGATACCTGCTAAAGCCATCCAAACAATCCTGTACTAG